The following are from one region of the Coriobacteriia bacterium genome:
- a CDS encoding GAF domain-containing SpoIIE family protein phosphatase, translating to MDELASSHERDLDELVADVEAANRQLEGLLRIVSSTVGRVDVATLIPEVLSALREVMGAQSAIFFVLREDRWCLKHQSGLREPRAIGFSMAADQGFAARVASAGELLWTPDVAATPAHLSNHDDYGIKAMLGIPLFVDGELFGVLECAWSSERLISDAESVMLKVAADRIMAALAGARRFESTSRLRELEAGLAEASALLAVSHDLSQTVPGALRVMAEHLDCDRAAFGLYRDGVFDVAHGHGIDARRIEVPHHPRRDPQTGSQLPVVRLGAHRASAGWLRGSLGLAEALIVPVRVRGEWIGAVVFGREVEGEGFDPAIDEYLNRLSTVLSLAYANARDFDAERQIAATLQESILTLDSDVDGVIFDHCYRSSTLTTRVGGDFYDVFRMHGGLVGIMIGDVSGKGLEAAVFTTLVKHTVRAFAHESSSPSQIVARANSALLAQARMRDFASVLLVVLDPASGAATYCQAGHPPALLVRAGGLVDQTLCASPVVGAFSDMAYEEGSFELGEDDLLVLYTDGVTDARDEAGEFFGEARLMRAAAESGGRDVASAVRAIDSAVQSFSGGRRTDDIAIVCLRRAGSSVR from the coding sequence TTGGATGAGCTGGCGAGTTCCCACGAGCGTGACCTGGACGAACTCGTCGCTGACGTCGAGGCCGCCAACCGTCAGCTTGAAGGACTGCTGAGAATCGTCTCCAGCACGGTCGGCCGGGTTGACGTCGCAACCCTGATTCCCGAAGTGCTCTCGGCGCTTCGCGAGGTGATGGGTGCCCAGTCGGCGATCTTCTTCGTACTCCGCGAGGATCGGTGGTGCCTTAAGCATCAGTCGGGACTCAGGGAGCCCAGAGCGATCGGCTTCTCGATGGCCGCTGATCAGGGGTTCGCGGCTCGGGTCGCCTCCGCGGGGGAGCTGCTGTGGACGCCCGACGTCGCCGCTACGCCCGCGCACCTGAGCAACCATGACGACTACGGCATCAAGGCGATGCTGGGCATACCCCTTTTCGTTGACGGCGAGCTCTTCGGAGTGCTCGAGTGCGCGTGGTCGAGTGAACGCCTCATCAGCGATGCGGAGAGTGTGATGCTCAAGGTGGCGGCAGACCGGATCATGGCAGCCCTGGCTGGGGCCCGTCGCTTTGAGTCCACGAGCCGCTTGCGTGAGTTGGAGGCCGGGCTCGCCGAGGCATCTGCGCTGCTGGCCGTGTCGCATGACCTCTCGCAGACCGTTCCCGGCGCGCTTCGGGTCATGGCTGAGCACCTTGACTGCGACCGCGCGGCATTCGGCCTGTATCGCGACGGGGTGTTCGACGTCGCGCACGGCCATGGAATCGACGCCCGTCGCATCGAGGTACCGCATCATCCCCGTCGCGATCCTCAAACGGGATCTCAACTGCCCGTCGTGCGCTTGGGCGCACACCGCGCATCGGCCGGGTGGCTACGCGGTTCACTGGGTCTGGCCGAAGCCCTGATCGTGCCCGTGCGGGTGCGCGGCGAGTGGATCGGCGCCGTCGTCTTCGGACGCGAGGTCGAAGGCGAGGGATTCGATCCCGCGATCGACGAGTATCTGAATCGCCTGTCGACCGTGCTCTCTCTGGCCTATGCGAATGCACGGGACTTCGACGCCGAGCGCCAGATCGCCGCGACTCTTCAGGAGTCCATTCTGACTTTGGACTCCGACGTCGATGGAGTCATCTTCGATCACTGTTATCGCTCATCCACCCTTACCACCAGGGTTGGCGGTGACTTCTACGATGTCTTTCGCATGCACGGTGGCCTCGTGGGAATCATGATCGGTGACGTTTCGGGCAAGGGGCTCGAGGCAGCGGTCTTCACGACTCTTGTGAAGCACACGGTGCGCGCCTTCGCACACGAGTCCTCGTCTCCGTCGCAGATCGTCGCGCGAGCCAACTCCGCGTTGCTAGCCCAAGCGCGGATGCGTGACTTCGCCAGCGTCCTGCTCGTCGTTCTCGATCCGGCGTCCGGTGCGGCGACGTACTGCCAGGCGGGTCACCCGCCCGCGCTGCTCGTGCGCGCGGGAGGCTTAGTGGATCAGACCCTGTGTGCGTCGCCGGTGGTCGGAGCGTTTTCGGACATGGCGTACGAGGAGGGATCGTTCGAGTTGGGCGAGGACGACCTGCTGGTGCTCTACACGGACGGCGTGACTGACGCGCGTGACGAGGCGGGCGAATTCTTCGGCGAGGCACGCCTGATGCGTGCGGCCGCGGAGTCGGGCGGCAGGGATGTCGCCTCGGCCGTCAGAGCCATCGATTCTGCGGTCCAGAGCTTCTCAGGCGGCCGACGGACGGACGACATCGCAATCGTATGCCTCAGGCGTGCAGGATCTTCCGTCCGCTAG